In the Arachis ipaensis cultivar K30076 chromosome B10, Araip1.1, whole genome shotgun sequence genome, one interval contains:
- the LOC107622106 gene encoding UDP-glycosyltransferase 83A1-like, giving the protein MKMNTPTVLAIPYPAQGHVNPLMIFSQKLAEYGCNIIFVNTEFIHEKVVSSINNNNNNNNNNNNGSSSIKLVAIPDGLEPEDDRSDLGELCMSMLRTMPSMLERLIEDVRLNDGVTINCIVYDGIMGWASEVAKKMGINGALFWPASAALFALQYNIPKLIHDGIIDSQGFPTAKRSFQISPSIREMDTGLIWWTNFPDLETQRKTFQYLLSITKTQYSTDWCFCNTTNELEHAALSCFPKLLPIGPLLKSNNNEDSTTSFLEEDLSCMSWLDKHSTASVVYVAFGSTTRFNEKQFVELALGLDLTNKPFLLVMRQDFKYEFKAGSRGKMVRWVPQQKVLSHPAIACFVSHCGWNSTIEALSNGVPFLCWPYFLDQFHNKLYICDDLKVGLGFEGDENGLISHGEIKLKVEQLLGDENIKSRSLELKEKLKSNNEEGGASRENLRKFVTCLKK; this is encoded by the exons ATGAAAATGAACACTCCAACTGTTCTGGCTATACCATATCCAGCTCAAGGACATGTTAATCCCTTGATgatattttcacaaaaattaGCTGAGTATGGGTGCAACATCATCTTTGTTAACACTGAATTCATACATGAGAAAGTGGTGAGTtccatcaataataataataataataataataataataataatggatcaTCATCAATAAAATTGGTGGCAATCCCTGATGGCTTGGAACCTGAGGATGATAGAAGCGATTTAGGAGAGTTATGTATGTCTATGTTAAGGACCATGCCCTCTATGTTAGAGAGGCTAATAGAAGATGTTAGGTTGAATGATGGAGTTACAATAAATTGTATTGTTTATGATGGGATTATGGGGTGGGCTTCGGAAGTTGCAAAGAAAATGGGAATCAATGGAGCTCTCTTTTGGCCTGCATCAGCGGCTCTCTTTGCGTTGCAATACAACATTCCCAAGCTTATTCATGATGGAATCATAGATTCTCAAG GGTTTCCAACCGCAAAAAGGAGTTTTCAGATATCACCTAGTATTCGTGAAATGGACACAGGATTAATTTGGTGGACAAATTTCCCAGACTTAGAAACCCAGAGGAAGACGTTTCAATATTTGTTGAGCATCACAAAAACTCAATACTCCACAGATTGGTGCTTTTGCAACACCACAAATGAACTTGAACATGCAGCATTGTCTTGTTTCCCAAAGCTACTCCCCATTGGGCCATTATTGAAAAGTAATAACAATGAAGATAGCACTACATCATTCTTGGAAGAAGATCTTTCTTGTATGAGTTGGCTTGATAAACACTCAACTGCCTCTGTTGTTTATGTTGCCTTTGGAAGCACCACTCGTTTCAATGAAAAACAATTTGTAGAACTTGCTCTTGGTCTTGACCTCACAAACAAACCCTTTCTTTTGGTTATGCGTCAAGATTTCAAATATGAGTTCAAGGCTGGGAGTCGAGGTAAGATGGTTAGATGGGTGCCTCAACAAAAAGTACTAAGCCACCCTGCTATTGCTTGTTTTGTTAGTCATTGCGGTTGGAATTCTACTATTGAAGCTTTGTCTAATGGGGTGCCATTCCTGTGTTGGCCATATTTTTTGGATCAGTTTCATAACAAATTATACATTTGTGATGACTTGAAAGTTGGGTTGGGATTTGAGGGTGATGAAAATGGACTGATTTCACATGGAGAGATAAAACTCAAAGTAGAGCAACTTCTTGGTGATGAGAATATAAAATCAAGGTCTCTTGAGTTAAAGGAGAAGTTGAAGAGCAACAATGAAGAAGGAGGTGCATCTAGAGAGAACTTAAGAAAATTTGTTACATGCTTGAAAAAGTAA
- the LOC107621789 gene encoding UDP-glycosyltransferase 83A1-like isoform X2 has product MSVPTMLILPFPAQGHVNPMMILSRRLAENGCNIIFVNAEFIHKKVLSSLGNQEGGVNRQSRIKLVSIPDGLGPDADRNNLREVSDSLMKNMPAMLEKLIEDLRLKDGITVSCIVADSAMAGALKIASKIGIKGVVFYPSSAAMLALQCSIPKLIEDGIIDSSGLPVTQETFQLSPSFPHMDTGSIWWAKGFDSVFGNLVFNNIVHGMQTLELTEWWLCNSTPDLEPQALSYVPKLLPIGPLLRSHDDDQGVTERSLGQFWEEDLSCINWLDQQPHASVIYLAFGSLTHFDKKQFTELVLGLELTNRPFLWVVRQDSNCNPHEFKGNQGKIVEWAPQQKVLSHPAIACFVSHCGWNSTIEGLSNGVPFLCWPCFGDQFFNKTYICDELKVGLGFDLDENGLISREEIKVKVDKVLSDENIRSNAHVLKEKLLNAIKDGGRSCENLNKFIKWLKE; this is encoded by the exons ATGAGTGTTCCAACTATGCTAATTTTACCATTCCCTGCTCAAGGACATGTCAATCCAATGATGATCTTGTCTCGAAGATTGGCTGAAAATGGTTGTAATATCATCTTTGTCAACGCTGAATTCATCCATAAGAAAGTGCTGAGTTCCCTGGGGAATCAAGAAGGCGGCGTTAACCGACAATCTCGGATAAAGTTGGTGTCAATCCCGGATGGATTAGGACCTGATGCAGACAGAAATAATTTGAGGGAAGTATCTGATTCTTTAATGAAGAACATGCCTGCTATGCTTGAGAAGCTAATTGAAGATCTTAGATTGAAAGATGGTATCACAGTAAGTTGCATAGTTGCTGATTCAGCTATGGCAGGGGCGTTGAAAATTGCAAGCAAGATTGGAATCAAAGGAGTTGTGTTCTATCCATCATCAGCAGCAATGTTAGCCTTGCAGTGTAGCATACCAAAGCTTATTGAGGATGGGATCATAGACTCTAGTG GGTTACCAGTCACACAAGAAACGTTTCAATTATCACCAAGTTTTCCACACATGGACACAGGATCCATATGGTGGGCAAAAGGGTTTGACTCTGTGTTTGGGAATTTGGTGTTCAACAATATTGTTCATGGCATGCAAACTCTGGAATTGACAGAGTGGTGGCTTTGTAACTCCACACCCGATCTTGAACCACAAGCATTGTCCTATGTACCAAAGTTATTGCCAATTGGTCCATTATTGAGAAGCCATGATGACGATCAAGGTGTAACTGAAAGATCTTTGGGACAATTCTGGGAAGAAGATCTGTCTTGTATAAATTGGCTTGATCAACAACCTCATGCTTCTGTCATATATCTTGCTTTCGGAAGTCTCACTCATTTTGATAAAAAACAATTCACAGAACTCGTTCTTGGACTTGAACTCACTAATAGACCATTTCTTTGGGTTGTGCGTCAAGATTCCAATTGCAACCCCCATGAATTTAAAGGGAATCAAGGTAAGATAGTTGAATGGGCTCCTCAGCAAAAAGTGTTAAGTCACCCTGCCATAGCTTGTTTTGTTAGCCATTGCGGTTGGAATTCGACTATAGAAGGTTTGTCCAATGGAGTCCCCTTCTTGTGTTGGCCATGTTTTGGTGACCAATTCTTTAACAAAACATATATTTGTGATGAGTTGAAGGTTGGATTAGGATTTGATTTAGATGAAAATGGACTGATCTCACGTGAAGAGATAAAAGTGAAAGTGGATAAAGTGCTTAGCGATGAGAACATAAGATCAAATGCTCATGTGTTAAAAGAGAAGCTGCTGAACGCCATAAAAGATGGAGGAAGGTCTTGTGAGAATTTAAACAAGTTCATCAAGTGGTTGAAAGAATAA
- the LOC107621811 gene encoding UDP-glycosyltransferase 83A1-like — translation MSVPTVLVLPLPAQGHINPMMILSQRLAENGCNIIFVNNEFIHKKVLSSMGNQEGGVNRQSRIKLVSMPDGLGSDADRNNFREVFVSIKKNIPAMLEKLIEDLRLKDGIIVSCVVADSAMAGALKIASKIGIKGVVLYPASAAMLALDCSIPKLIDDGIIDSNGLPVTQKTFQLSPSFPHMDTGSIWWAKGVDSVFGNVIFNNVVDAMQTLELTEWWLCNSTPDLEPQALSYVPKLLPIGPLLRSYDDNQGVSERSLGQFLEEDLSCVQWRIYGA, via the exons ATGAGTGTTCCAACTGTGCTAGTATTACCATTACCAGCTCAAGGACATATCAACCCAATGATGATCTTGTCTCAAAGATTGGCTGAAAATGGTTGCAATATCATCTTTGTCAACAATGAATTCATCCATAAGAAAGTGCTGAGTTCCATGGGGAATCAAGAAGGCGGCGTTAACCGACAATCGCGGATAAAGTTGGTGTCAATGCCGGACGGGTTAGGGTCTGATGCAGACAGAAATAATTTCAGGGAAGTATTTGTTTCTATAAAGAAGAACATACCAGCTATGCTTGAGAAGCTAATTGAAGATCTTAGATTGAAAGATGGTATCATAGTAAGCTGCGTAGTTGCTGACTCAGCTATGGCAGGAGCGTTGAAAATTGCAAGCAAGATTGGAATCAAAGGAGTTGTGCTCTATCCTGCGTCAGCAGCTATGTTAGCCTTGGATTGTAGCATACCGAAGCTTATTGATGATGGGATCATAGACTCTAATG GGTTACCAGTCACACAAAAAACGTTTCAATTATCACCAAGTTTTCCACACATGGACACAGGATCCATATGGTGGGCAAAAGGGGTTGACTCTGTATTTGGGAATGTGATATTTAACAATGTTGTTGATGCCATGCAAACTCTGGAATTGACAGAGTGGTGGCTTTGTAACTCCACACCCGATCTTGAACCACAAGCATTGTCCTATGTACCAAAGTTATTGCCAATTGGTCCATTATTGAGAAGCTATGATGACAATCAAGGTGTATCTGAAAGATCATTGGGACAGTTCTTGGAAGAAGATCTCTCTTGTGTACAGTGGCGGATCTACGGGGCCTAA
- the LOC107621789 gene encoding UDP-glycosyltransferase 83A1-like isoform X1: MSVPTMLILPFPAQGHVNPMMILSRRLAENGCNIIFVNAEFIHKKVLSSLGNQEGGVNRQSRIKLVSIPDGLGPDADRNNLREVSDSLMKNMPAMLEKLIEDLRLKDGITVSCIVADSAMAGALKIASKIGIKGVVFYPSSAAMLALQCSIPKLIEDGIIDSSGLPVTQETFQLSPSFPHMDTGSIWWAKGFDSVFGNLVFNNIVHGMQTLELTEWWLCNSTPDLEPQALSYVPKLLPIGPLLRSHDDDQGVTERSLGQFWEEDLSCINWLDQQPHASVIYLAFGSLTHFDKKQFTELVLGLELTNRPFLWVVRQDSNCNPHEFKGNQGKIVEWAPQQKVLSHPAIACFVSHCGWNSTIEGLSNGVPFLCWPCFGDQFFNKTYICDELKVGLEFDLDENGLISREEIKVKVDKVLSDENIRSNSHVLKEKLLNTIKDGGRSCENINKFIKWLKELKI, translated from the exons ATGAGTGTTCCAACTATGCTAATTTTACCATTCCCTGCTCAAGGACATGTCAATCCAATGATGATCTTGTCTCGAAGATTGGCTGAAAATGGTTGTAATATCATCTTTGTCAACGCTGAATTCATCCATAAGAAAGTGCTGAGTTCCCTGGGGAATCAAGAAGGCGGCGTTAACCGACAATCTCGGATAAAGTTGGTGTCAATCCCGGATGGATTAGGACCTGATGCAGACAGAAATAATTTGAGGGAAGTATCTGATTCTTTAATGAAGAACATGCCTGCTATGCTTGAGAAGCTAATTGAAGATCTTAGATTGAAAGATGGTATCACAGTAAGTTGCATAGTTGCTGATTCAGCTATGGCAGGGGCGTTGAAAATTGCAAGCAAGATTGGAATCAAAGGAGTTGTGTTCTATCCATCATCAGCAGCAATGTTAGCCTTGCAGTGTAGCATACCAAAGCTTATTGAGGATGGGATCATAGACTCTAGTG GGTTACCAGTCACACAAGAAACGTTTCAATTATCACCAAGTTTTCCACACATGGACACAGGATCCATATGGTGGGCAAAAGGGTTTGACTCTGTGTTTGGGAATTTGGTGTTCAACAATATTGTTCATGGCATGCAAACTCTGGAATTGACAGAGTGGTGGCTTTGTAACTCCACACCCGATCTTGAACCACAAGCATTGTCCTATGTACCAAAGTTATTGCCAATTGGTCCATTATTGAGAAGCCATGATGACGATCAAGGTGTAACTGAAAGATCTTTGGGACAATTCTGGGAAGAAGATCTGTCTTGTATAAATTGGCTTGATCAACAACCTCATGCTTCTGTCATATATCTTGCTTTCGGAAGTCTCACTCATTTTGATAAAAAACAATTCACAGAACTCGTTCTTGGACTTGAACTCACTAATAGACCATTTCTTTGGGTTGTGCGTCAAGATTCCAATTGCAACCCCCATGAATTTAAAGGGAATCAAG GTAAGATAGTTGAATGGGCTCCTCAACAAAAAGTGTTAAGTCACCCTGCCATAGCTTGTTTTGTTAGTCATTGCGGTTGGAATTCGACTATAGAAGGTTTGTCCAATGGAGTCCCCTTCTTGTGTTGGCCATGTTTTGGTGACCAATTCTTTAACAAAACATACATTTGTGATGAGTTGAAAGTTGGATTAGAATTTGATTTAGATGAAAATGGATTGATCTCGCGTGAAGAGATAAAAGTGAAAGTGGATAAAGTGCTTAGCGATGAGAACATAAGATCAAATAGTCATGTGTTAAAAGAGAAGCTGCTGAACACCATAAAAGATGGAGGAAGGTCTTGTGAGAATATAAACAAGTTCATCAAGTGGTTGAAAGAATTAAAGATTTAG
- the LOC107623288 gene encoding probable acetyl-CoA acetyltransferase, cytosolic 2, which translates to MIKDGLWDVYNDFGMGVCAELCADQHVITRDEKDSYAIQSFERGIAAQNAGHFSWEIVPVEVSGGRGKPSRIVDKDEGLGKEFAERKDNGKMAEGLRGEEKAGN; encoded by the exons ATGATCAAAGATGGCCTTTGGGATGTCTATAATGACTTTGGCATGGGAGTTTGTGCAGAACTATGTGCAGATCAGCATGTCATAACAAGAGATGAGAAG GACTCATATGCCATTCAAAGCTTTGAGAGAGGAATAGCTGCTCAAAATGCTGGTCATTTTTCTTGGGAAATAGTTCCG GTTGAAGTTTCTGGTGGAAGAGGGAAACCCTCTAGAATAGTTGATAAAGATGAAGGATTGGGGAAG GAGTTTGCTGAGAGGAAGGACAATGGGAAGATGGCTGAAGGATTAAGAGGAGAGGAAAAAGCAGGAAATTAG